CGATGATCCTGTCGGCGGTGGCTGTGTTCATGGTGGCCGCTTCACGCGGTCCCGTCCTGTTCACAGCAGGCTGGCTGCTGTTCGGCTTCGCCAGAGGCTTCGTCTCCACTCCAATCTTCGCCGTAGTAACGGATGTATGCAAGCCGGAGGAACGGGGCAGAGCCATGGGGATTGTATCCGGGGCCATCGGTGCCGGGTCGGTGCTCGGTTATGTCATCAGCGGCCTGCTCAGCAACTACTTCGGCTGGCATACCTCCTTCGCGGTGCTGGGCTCACTGCTGGTGCTGTCCTCGGCGGTGACCGCTGCGCTGCTGCCGGAGACCGGAGTGCGGAATGCAGGCAAGAGCATCGGGCAAGCGTTCAAGAATTCGTTCAAATGGCTCGGCGTCCGTGAGATTCTGCTGGCGGGCATTATCGGAACCCTGTGCTTCATGGTCGGGGTATTCACCACCTTCCTGGTACCGTTCGCGGCCAAGGAACAGAATATCTCGCTGGTGCTGCTCAGCCTGCTGTTCATTCCGTATGAGGCGGTTGCTTCGTTCGGGGCGGTATTCATTGGCTGGATCTCTGACAAGGTCGGCAGGCATGCGCCTCTGATCTGGGCTCAATCGATCTGTTTGGGAGCGCTCGTGCTGCTGTATGCACTGGACTTCAACCCGTGGCTGCTGACCTTCGGCTACGCGCTGATCGGGCTGACCGAGGGGCCGATTATTACTTTGGCTAACACGATCATTACGGATAAGGTGGTCAAAATCAATCCGATGGAAATGGGAGCGGCCTTAGGCACCTTCCGCACCCTCCAGGGGGTCGGGATCGCGCTGGGGTCCACGCTGGGCGGCTTCTTTTACAGCAGAATCGGGACCCATCCCAGCTATCTGGTGGCCGCCGGACTGATGGTGCTAACTATTCTGATCTCGCTGGGCCTGGGCAAAAAAGAACAAACAAACGTAACCGAATATAAATCAGCCGGATAAGGGGTGCTTAGATGACACAGGTGTACGCGGGAACGGTGGTGCAATTCGGCGATGTCCCGGTGGTTCATGCCAGAGGAGGGCAAATGCGCGTGCTGGCGACACCGGCCACGGTGGGGGCCACGCAGCTCATTATGGGTCATGTCCTGCTCCAGCCGGGGGAGGAGATCAAGGAGCATCTTCATGACTACGGGGAAGAGAGTGTGTTTGTCATCCGGGGGCAAGGCACGGTGATCATTGAGGATGTGCCGCATCCGATTCAGGAGCAGTGCGTGTTCCTGGTCCCCAAAGGGCTGCGCCATCGGGTGGTCAACGGGGGATCGGGCGATATGGAGCTGGTATTCGCTACGGCTCCGCTGGCTCCGAGGCCGGAGATCGGCCACCGGGATGTCTAGCGATCTGGCTCCAGATCTGTCGCATCCAATTCTAAGCAAAGAGGTGAGTAGACGAAGGTGAAGAGCAATCTTGTGATTGTGGATACACATGCGCATTTTGCCGTCAAGGAGAATAAGACCCGGGAGCTTAGCCTGGCTGCGGCCGGGGCCGTCCCGGACTACAAGAAGCAGAAGGGCTTCGATGACCTGCAATATCTGAAGAAAATGGTCGGCGCTGACGGAGACGGCTTCGTGGACGAGAACAATATGCTGGAGGATTACCTGAACTGTATGGCCGAGAATCAGATTGCCATGAGCTGGGTGCACCAGCTTAGCTTCGAGGATGTCTACGGCTATGAGGTGCTGTCCAATGAGCGGATCGCCGAGGCGGTCCGGGCCCATCCCGATAAGCTGCGCGGCTTCGCCAGTGTCAATCCCTACAAGGGAAAAGAGGCGCTGGCGGAGCTGGACTATGCCATTAACACGCTGGGGATGCAGGGCTTCAAGCTGAACCCGAATGATTACGGGGGCTTCGTGCTGAATGACCGCGAGCTGCTCTATCCGCTGTACGAGCGGTGCAGCGAGCTGGGAATTCCGGTCAGCGTGCATACCGGGATTACGCCGGGCAGCATTTTCCGGATGAAGCATAACTACCCGATTCTGCTGGATGATGTGGCGGTGGATTTTCCCGAGCTGACCTTGATTGTGGAGCATATGGGCCATCCCTGGAATGACCTGTGCTATTACATGGTCGGCCGGCACGACAATATGTATGTGACCATCACGGCGGTAGCCAATATTCTGATCCACAACAACCCGAAGGTATTCCGCATGGAGCTGGCTAAGATGATCTCCGTCTGCGGCAGCCACAAGATCCTCTGGGGCTCGGACTGGACCGTTACGCCGAACATCGCCGAGGTGCTGAATTACATGCAGAAGGTAGTCATTCCGCTGCCGATGAAGCTGATGATGGGGGTGAAGGAGATCCGCAAGGAGGATGTCCAGAACATCCTGGGACTAAATGCGATGAGAATTATGAAGTAGGTGAGAGCATGGGATACCGGATTATTGATCTAAGCGTGCGGGTGGAGGAGAATGCAGGCGAGCCGGCTCCGTACAAAGTCGAGCAGACCGGCCATTCGGAAGGGGCAGACCGCTTCGCCCTCCAGTTCGACGGGAGCCGCAAGGACTTCCCGGATGAGGAATTTCTGAACATGGAGATGATCACCGCGTCCACGCACACGGGTACTCATCTGGATGCCCCCCTGCACTTCGGCTCACTGAGCGAAGGCCGGCCGGCAGCATCAATCGACCAGATTCCGCTGGAATGGTGCTACGGCGACGGCGTGGTCCTGGACGTGACGCATAAGCAGGCGGGTGAATTCATTGAGCCTGAGGATATTGAAGCAGCGCTAACGAGGACCGGTTATAAGCTGAAGCCGCTGGATATCGTGCTGATCCGTACAGGCGCAGACCGGCACTGGGGCACTCCGCAGTATCTGACCGATTATCCGGGCATGAGCAAGGAGGCTACGAAGCTGCTGACCGAGCGGGGCATCCGGGTGATGGGCATCGACAGCTATGGCTTCGACCGCCCGTTCCGGGATATGATCGGCGATTATAAGCGGACCGGGGATAATGCCTACCTGTTTCCGGCTCATTTCTGGGGCAGGGAGCAGACGTATTGCCATATGGAGCGGATGACGAATCTGGATCAGCTTCCGGGGGCATACGGGTTCAAGGTAGCATGCTTCCCGATCAAGCTCGGCGGGGCCGGCGCGGCCTGGGTACGGGCAGTGGCGATCATCGGAGACCAGCTGGCCGAATAAGTGAAAACGATCACACAATTCAAAGAGGAGGCATTACGGATGAACTATGAATTTGAACTGAAGGTAACAGGGGTTAAAGGGCATTGCCGGGCAGGACATAAGGAAGGGGACGTTATGAAGGTCTCCCCGCTGAATGCAGGCAATCTGTGCGGCACGGCCTTTCATGCGGTGTTCCCGATGCTGCTGGCGCTGAATATGGATGCGAAGCTGCCGTGGGACCCGGAAGGCAATATCGTGCACTCGGCCTGCCCGGATCTGCGCAACCAGATGACAATGGAGATCCGCCGCATTCCGGTGGAGCCGTCTGAAGACTCTCCCTATGCCGGACGGATGCTGCAATCCAAATGAAGGGGAGGCCCGATATGAGCAGAGCCGAGCAATATGTTGAATTATTTAAGGAGCGGGATTCGATCTGTGTCTCGCATTATCCTGTGCCCATCTCCCAGCATGAAGAGTCCGAGGTCCGCTCCCTGATGGAGCTGGAGCAGCCGAATACCAAAGATACACCGACCGCCCTGTATCTGCACATTCCCTTTTGTGACGCGACCTGCTCGTTCTGCCCGTTCAACCGTTATCTGAAGCGGCAGGAGCAGGTGGATGATTATCTGGTCGCGGTGCGCAAGGAGATCGACCGTTATGCGGGTACGCCTTTTGGCCGGAGTATTACAGTCTCTTCCATTAATCTCGGCGGCGGCACTCCCTCCTGCCTGACCTCGGAGGAGCTGACCGGCATTCTGCAATACCTGAAGCAGGCCTTCCAGGTGACGGAGGACGCCATGATCTTCATCGAAGGCAATCCGCGGAACTTCACGAAGGACAAGCTGGAGACACTGGTCTTGCAGGGGCTGAACCGGATCAGTGTGGGGGTGCAGACCTTCCAGGAGGAGCTGGCTGAGGTGCTGGGGCTGTACCACAGTGTTGACGATTCGTTCGAGTTAGTCAAAAATGCGCGTAACAGCGGAATTGAGAACGTCGGCATTGATCTGATGTACAATCTGCCGGGCCAGACGCTGGACCAGTGGCGGGCAGATATTCTCACCTCCATCGAGCAGGAGATCGACCACATCTGTGTGCTCTCGTTCTGCGTAGTTCCGCATACCCAGATCGCCGCGCGGATCGCCAGCGGGAAGCTTCCGGGCATCGGCGATGTCTACCGGGAGATCGAGCTGTATACCATCGCCAAGGAGATGCTGCTGGAAGCCGGGTATGAGCAGTACAGCGTGATTGATTTCGCCAAGCCGGGCAAAACCGACCGCCATGCCACCCTCTACTTCTCGGAGCAGTCGCATATGATCGGGATCGGCGCGGCTGCTTTTGGCTTCATCAACGGCTATATGTATATCAACAGCGGCAATCTGAACGAATATATCTCCCGCGTGCAGGAGGGCCTGCTTCCGGTCAATTGCGGGGAGAAGGCCGATGAGCGGGAGCTGGCGCACGGGGCGATGGCGAAGGGGCTGCGGATGCTGGCGGTGAACCGTGCGGATTTCGTCAGCATGTTCGGGCAGGAGCCGGAGGCGCTTTTCCCGGATACGATCGGGCGTCTGGTGAAGGAAGGGCTGCTGATCCAGGATGCTGAAGGGATTCGGCTGACGGAGGACGGGATTATATGGGGCAATAATGTGAGTAAGCAATTTTTCTCGGCGAAGTATGCGGATTACGGGCTGCAGCACCGCATGAAGCTGGCCAAAGGACGTCCGGTACAGCCGGTACAATCTTAAGGAGGGGTTAGGGAATGAGCGAGATGTTAATGAGAGTGAATCCCCGGGTGGGGGCTGCTTTTGATAGCATGTGCAAGTCGATTGAGGACACGGGGACGCTGGAGCCCAAGGTACGGGAGTTAATCCGTCTGGCTTGTGTGGTTACAGACCGTTCCACGTACGGCATCCGGCTGCACGCGCAGAAGGCTTATGAGCTGGGGGCGAGTGCGGATGAAGTGGCAGAGACTGTGATGAATTGTCTGCCGGTAGCAGGCATTGAGGCGGTATCCTCGGGTCTGGCTGCGGCGCTGTCGGCTGTGGAAGCCAAGCGGGGTGTTCACCATGGCAGTTAGAACGTCGAATGAACGCTTTTATAACATCTATCCTTACAGAGATCCTATCTGCGTATCCCACTACCCCAATCCTGTGAACGAGCTTGCTCCGGCTGACATCTACGGCACGATGGGCCTGGACAGCCAGCCTCCGCAGGACAATGTGGGTGCCGTCTACGTGCATGTTCCCTTCTGCGCCTCGGTCTGCATCTTCTGTCCCTTCAACAAGATGGCCTATCAGGAAAAGCAGGTCGAGGACTATATGCAGGCCGTCAAAGCCGAGATCGGCATCTATGCCTCATCTCCTTACGGCTCCGACTCGACGATCAGCGCGGTCACGTTCGGAGGCGGCACGCCTTCGGCTCTGTCTGCGGAGCAGATGGTTGATATGCTGAAAAGTGTGCAGGCGAACTACAAGGTGGCGCCGGATGCACAGATCTCCTACGAGGGCAGCCCGTCCACCCTGACGCTTGCGAAAATGCAGGCGATCCGCGCCCAGGGCGCGAACCGGATTAGCATCGGCATCCAGACATTCAACGATAAGATGGGGCAGCATCTGCGGATGAGCCACGACTCCCGGCGCGCCTTCGAGGTGCTGGAGGAAGCGAAGGCAGCGGGCTTTGAGAACATCGGCATTGACCTGATGTACAATCTGCCGGAGCAGACGATGGAGGAATGGCTGAAGGATGTCCGCACGGCGATCCGGCTCGGCATTGACCATATTACCGTATTTTCACTGTGTGTCGTTCCTTTTACTGCACTGTTCAAAATGATCAAGGAAGGCAAAATCCCGCCTACCGGCAGTGTCGAGCTGGAAGTGGATATGTATCTGGAGGCCAAACGGCTGCTGCAGGAGGAGGGCTATGTCCAGTACAGTGTATGGGATTTCGCCAAGCCGGGGTTCGAGGACCGGCATGTCCTGCTCTACTATACCCAGCAAAAGGATCTGTTCGCACACGGCCCGGCCGCGTTCGGCTATGTCAACAAGCTGATGTATATCAACCAGGGAGATATTCATGAGTACAGCGGCCGGCTGGCGCAGCAGTTCCTGTCCGTCTTCATCGCTAGCCAGGCGGATGATCTGGAGGCGATGCACGGGATGATGGCCAAGGGTCTGCGGATGCTGTCCGTGAAGCGGGATGATTTCAGCGGGATGTTCGGCTTCCAGCCGGAGGAGGTCTTCGGTAAGACCATCGATGATCTGGTATCCAAAGGCCTGCTGGAAACGGATGAGCATGAGATCCGCCTGTCCGCCAGGGGCATTGTCTGGGGCAACAATGTGTGCAAGGAATTCTTCTCCGAAGCCAACCAGCAGTCGTTCGAGAGCCGGGTGAAGCTGGCGCGCGGACAGAAGCCGGCCGAGCCGGCGGGAGAGGAGCTGAAGGCATGAGGCTGTCTGTCGGCACCAACTTCGATGACCGCTTGCCGATCCTGCTGAAGGATTCGCATGTGGATGTCTTTTATGGCAAATTATCCTCTGATCTGGTAGGCGGGGGCAGACCCACCTTCGCGTTGCCCACGATCGACCGGACACGGGTGGAAGAGCATGTGAAGCTGCTGCATGCCTACGGGTTCAAGTTCAACTATCTGCTGAATGCGACTTGTCTGGACAACCTGGAGACGACGAAGGAATTCCACTACCGCCTGCGCGAGCTGCTGGAGTGGATCGGGACGCTGCAGCCGGAGTATGTGACTGTGTCCCTCCCGCTGCTGATTGATATGGTCCGCTCCGCGCTGCCGGAGGTGAAGATCAGCCTGTCCACCTTCGCGAACGTCAATACGATCAGACAGGCCCAATATTTCGAGGAAAAAGGGGTCAGCGAGATCACCCTGCCGGAGAGCCGCAACCGTGACTTCGCCTTCCTGGAGAGTCTGCGCAAAAGCACCCGCTGCGAGTACCAGCTCATTGCCACCAATGACTGTATGCTGGATTGCCCGCTGCGCCAGAATCATGCCAACTTCCAGAGCCATGCCTCGCAGTGCAACCATGTGACCGACGGCTTCGCGCTCGATTATTACATGCTGCGCTGTACGGAGCGCAAGCTCCAGCACCCGGAGGAGCTGCTGAAATCGCAGTGGATCCGCCCGGAGGATATGCATATCTACGAGGAGCTGGGCTACCACAAATTCAAGCTGACCGAGCGGATGAAGACCACGGAGAAGATTGCGGCGACTGCACAGTCCTACTCCTCGCGGAAATATCAGGGCAATCTGCTGAGCCTGCTCAACTCACGTATGGCTGAGGCAGATTTCGAAATGCCGAACTTCTCCAAGAACATCAAGGAGGACTTCGCGCCGTCGGACAAAATGAGACAGGTCTACCGCCTGCTGTTCAGCTTCCAGGCCAGCATCGACAACGAGAGCCTGGAAGGCTTCCTGGAGGGCTTCCGATCCAAGCGTTGCGACCGGATGGACTGTGACAAATGCGGCTACTGCGCCGAGTGGGCCAGCCAAACCGTGTCGATGGCGAAGCCGGGGGATGAGGCGCTGAAGGAATTCGGCGAGCTGTTCGCAGCGCTGGCTTCTGGCAGCTTCTTCGAGTCGGCGGCCGCCGCGAAGGCGGTCTGGAGCGCGGAGGGCGAGAGTCTCTATGCCGGCAT
This region of Paenibacillus sp. FSL K6-1096 genomic DNA includes:
- a CDS encoding cupin domain-containing protein encodes the protein MTQVYAGTVVQFGDVPVVHARGGQMRVLATPATVGATQLIMGHVLLQPGEEIKEHLHDYGEESVFVIRGQGTVIIEDVPHPIQEQCVFLVPKGLRHRVVNGGSGDMELVFATAPLAPRPEIGHRDV
- a CDS encoding carboxymuconolactone decarboxylase family protein, producing the protein MSEMLMRVNPRVGAAFDSMCKSIEDTGTLEPKVRELIRLACVVTDRSTYGIRLHAQKAYELGASADEVAETVMNCLPVAGIEAVSSGLAAALSAVEAKRGVHHGS
- a CDS encoding cyclase family protein; its protein translation is MGYRIIDLSVRVEENAGEPAPYKVEQTGHSEGADRFALQFDGSRKDFPDEEFLNMEMITASTHTGTHLDAPLHFGSLSEGRPAASIDQIPLEWCYGDGVVLDVTHKQAGEFIEPEDIEAALTRTGYKLKPLDIVLIRTGADRHWGTPQYLTDYPGMSKEATKLLTERGIRVMGIDSYGFDRPFRDMIGDYKRTGDNAYLFPAHFWGREQTYCHMERMTNLDQLPGAYGFKVACFPIKLGGAGAAWVRAVAIIGDQLAE
- a CDS encoding U32 family peptidase; amino-acid sequence: MRLSVGTNFDDRLPILLKDSHVDVFYGKLSSDLVGGGRPTFALPTIDRTRVEEHVKLLHAYGFKFNYLLNATCLDNLETTKEFHYRLRELLEWIGTLQPEYVTVSLPLLIDMVRSALPEVKISLSTFANVNTIRQAQYFEEKGVSEITLPESRNRDFAFLESLRKSTRCEYQLIATNDCMLDCPLRQNHANFQSHASQCNHVTDGFALDYYMLRCTERKLQHPEELLKSQWIRPEDMHIYEELGYHKFKLTERMKTTEKIAATAQSYSSRKYQGNLLSLLNSRMAEADFEMPNFSKNIKEDFAPSDKMRQVYRLLFSFQASIDNESLEGFLEGFRSKRCDRMDCDKCGYCAEWASQTVSMAKPGDEALKEFGELFAALASGSFFESAAAAKAVWSAEGESLYAGIIARKPEFIRDMAAPEIRRKAEELATARGSAQVLRQDVAKANVLCTPADFRMFALSDLRALGFDTAELDLEEAAG
- a CDS encoding amidohydrolase family protein, whose product is MKSNLVIVDTHAHFAVKENKTRELSLAAAGAVPDYKKQKGFDDLQYLKKMVGADGDGFVDENNMLEDYLNCMAENQIAMSWVHQLSFEDVYGYEVLSNERIAEAVRAHPDKLRGFASVNPYKGKEALAELDYAINTLGMQGFKLNPNDYGGFVLNDRELLYPLYERCSELGIPVSVHTGITPGSIFRMKHNYPILLDDVAVDFPELTLIVEHMGHPWNDLCYYMVGRHDNMYVTITAVANILIHNNPKVFRMELAKMISVCGSHKILWGSDWTVTPNIAEVLNYMQKVVIPLPMKLMMGVKEIRKEDVQNILGLNAMRIMK
- the hemW gene encoding radical SAM family heme chaperone HemW codes for the protein MAVRTSNERFYNIYPYRDPICVSHYPNPVNELAPADIYGTMGLDSQPPQDNVGAVYVHVPFCASVCIFCPFNKMAYQEKQVEDYMQAVKAEIGIYASSPYGSDSTISAVTFGGGTPSALSAEQMVDMLKSVQANYKVAPDAQISYEGSPSTLTLAKMQAIRAQGANRISIGIQTFNDKMGQHLRMSHDSRRAFEVLEEAKAAGFENIGIDLMYNLPEQTMEEWLKDVRTAIRLGIDHITVFSLCVVPFTALFKMIKEGKIPPTGSVELEVDMYLEAKRLLQEEGYVQYSVWDFAKPGFEDRHVLLYYTQQKDLFAHGPAAFGYVNKLMYINQGDIHEYSGRLAQQFLSVFIASQADDLEAMHGMMAKGLRMLSVKRDDFSGMFGFQPEEVFGKTIDDLVSKGLLETDEHEIRLSARGIVWGNNVCKEFFSEANQQSFESRVKLARGQKPAEPAGEELKA
- a CDS encoding MFS transporter, which encodes MSNNKIFMLLAVNILLIFSIMVSIFPIAPLISSELGMTSSEIGSIAGIASLVMTFLSIPSGVFADRYGRKKIILTAMILSAVAVFMVAASRGPVLFTAGWLLFGFARGFVSTPIFAVVTDVCKPEERGRAMGIVSGAIGAGSVLGYVISGLLSNYFGWHTSFAVLGSLLVLSSAVTAALLPETGVRNAGKSIGQAFKNSFKWLGVREILLAGIIGTLCFMVGVFTTFLVPFAAKEQNISLVLLSLLFIPYEAVASFGAVFIGWISDKVGRHAPLIWAQSICLGALVLLYALDFNPWLLTFGYALIGLTEGPIITLANTIITDKVVKINPMEMGAALGTFRTLQGVGIALGSTLGGFFYSRIGTHPSYLVAAGLMVLTILISLGLGKKEQTNVTEYKSAG
- the hemW gene encoding radical SAM family heme chaperone HemW encodes the protein MSRAEQYVELFKERDSICVSHYPVPISQHEESEVRSLMELEQPNTKDTPTALYLHIPFCDATCSFCPFNRYLKRQEQVDDYLVAVRKEIDRYAGTPFGRSITVSSINLGGGTPSCLTSEELTGILQYLKQAFQVTEDAMIFIEGNPRNFTKDKLETLVLQGLNRISVGVQTFQEELAEVLGLYHSVDDSFELVKNARNSGIENVGIDLMYNLPGQTLDQWRADILTSIEQEIDHICVLSFCVVPHTQIAARIASGKLPGIGDVYREIELYTIAKEMLLEAGYEQYSVIDFAKPGKTDRHATLYFSEQSHMIGIGAAAFGFINGYMYINSGNLNEYISRVQEGLLPVNCGEKADERELAHGAMAKGLRMLAVNRADFVSMFGQEPEALFPDTIGRLVKEGLLIQDAEGIRLTEDGIIWGNNVSKQFFSAKYADYGLQHRMKLAKGRPVQPVQS
- a CDS encoding TIGR04076 family protein, whose translation is MNYEFELKVTGVKGHCRAGHKEGDVMKVSPLNAGNLCGTAFHAVFPMLLALNMDAKLPWDPEGNIVHSACPDLRNQMTMEIRRIPVEPSEDSPYAGRMLQSK